A region of Vigna radiata var. radiata cultivar VC1973A chromosome 6, Vradiata_ver6, whole genome shotgun sequence DNA encodes the following proteins:
- the LOC106763406 gene encoding josephin-like protein, with protein MMATDNSEVYHERQRLQFCLVHSLNSLFQQKDAFTRAKLNEISERLAIQDSNTETWTPFSFIFKPHHNVFTGNYDVNVLIAALEEKGKSVEWHDRRKGASCIDLDAPVLMGIVINVSASRFAGIWRSRHWIALRKINGVWFNLDSDLDAPQPFLDTHEVRKFLDFTLAEGGEVLIVLNEKQSCLKLLLEDVLNRRLYLFCNTLVKLKFCFQSLPYNPSTLYNIIIALSPNAIIIQTGISNKMSHSGYINEKTGLSLRQNSSRKSTRNGQVKSCMFRIPWQSETSPVELVKDLAERVTNALRLMSSRRSLHRGSSSLTRSKSAGSSVDFHRTAAVEDCIEFIHSSFSRSNSSTTAPRQDSIQAP; from the exons ATGATGGCTACCGACAATTCCGAAGTCTATCACGAAAGGCAAAGATTACAGTTTTGTCTCGTTCATTCTCTCAACTCCCTTTTTCAG CAAAAGGATGCTTTTACTAGAgcaaaattgaatgaaatttctGAAAGACTCGCAATTCAAGACTCCAACACAGAAACGTGGACCCCATTCTCTTTTATATTCAAGCCCCATCACAATGTTTTCACTGGAAACTATGACGTAAATGTTCTAATTGCGGCTTTGGAAGAGAAAGGAAAGAGTGTGGAGTGGCATGATCGCAGAAAGGGGGCATCTTGCATTGATCTTGATGCACCAGTTTTGATGGGGATTGTGATCAATGTGTCAGCGTCTAGGTTTGCTGGGATTTGGAGAAGTAGGCACTGGATTGCATTGAGGAAGATTAACGGGGTTTGGTTTAACTTGGACAGTGACCTTGACGCCCCTCAACCTTTTCTTGATACACATGAAGTAAGGAAGTTCTTGGATTTTACATTGGCAGAAGGAGGAGAGGTTTTGATTGTCTTGAATGAGAAACAGTCt TGCTTGAAACTGCTTCTGGAGGATGTTCTTAATAGGAGATTGTATCTTTTCTGCAATACACTTGTTAAGCTGAA ATTCTGCTTCCAAAGTCTCCCCTACAATCCCTCAACTTTATATAACATCATCATTGCGCTCTCTCCTAATGCTATCATCATTCAAACAGGAATAAGCAACAAAATGAGTCACAGTGGCTACATCAATGAAAAAACAGGCTTGTCCTTGAGACAGAATTCCAGCAGGAAATCAACCAGAAATGGACAAGTGAAGAGTTGCATGTTCAGGATTCCTTGGCAGTCTGAGACCTCTCCCGTTGAACTTGTGAAGGATCTTGCAGAAAGAGTAACTAATGCTCTACGCTTGATGTCTTCAAGGAGATCTTTACACCGAGGCTCTTCTTCCCTAACAAGATCAAAATCAGCAGGCTCCTCTGTTGATTTTCATAGAACTGCTGCTGTTGAGGATTGCATTGAGTTCATCCACTCTTCTTTTTCAAGATCAAACTCCTCAACCACAGCACCCCGCCAAGATTCTATACAAGCTCCTTGA
- the LOC106764900 gene encoding ATP-dependent zinc metalloprotease FTSH 9, chloroplastic, whose translation MSALEYLYLSPITYTKVFLNSHNWRKPSTPFRQNTCRFVPNSAPVRVPGVWRDSGRFDLWRTRKVHGGAVRASGGQEGDSGEKSGEGQGVDKGSTGTGSNRRREKQGKGWWWWLGSKSGKWRWQPILHAQEVGVLLLQLGIVVFVMRLLKPGIHLPGSEPRAATSFVSVPYSDFLSKINGDQVQKVEVDGVHIMFKLKSDVDGSEVAAATPLESESLVKSVAPTKKIVYTTTRPNDIRTPYEKMLENEVEFGSPDRRSNGFLNSALVALFYCALLAGLLHRFPISFSQHSPGQIRNRKSGTSAGTKSSEQGDTITFADVAGVDEAKEELEEIVEFLRNPDRYIRLGARPPRGVLLVGLPGTGKTLLAKAVAGEADVPFISCSASEFVELYVGMGASRVRDLFARAKKEAPSIIFIDEIDAVAKSRDGKFRIVSNDEREQTLNQLLTEMDGFDSNSAVIVLGATNRADVLDPALRRPGRFDRVVMVETPDRIGREAILKVHVSRKELPLAKDVDLGDIACMTTGFTGADLANLVNEAALLAGRQNKIIVEKIDFIQAVERSIAGIEKKTAKLKGSEKAVVARHEAGHAVVGTAVASLLPGQPRVEKLSILPRSGGALGFTYIPPTNEDRYLLFIDELRGRLVTLLGGRAAEEVVYSGRVSTGALDDIRRATDMAYKAIAEYGLNQTIGPVSIATLSNGGMDESGGSVPWGRDQGHLVDLVQREVKALLQSALEVSLSIVRANPTVLEGLGAHLEEKEKVEGEELQKWLRLVVAPTELAIFIEGKQASLLPMQTGS comes from the exons ATGTCGGCGTTGGAGTATCTCTATCTCTCTCCCATAACGTATACCAAAGTTTTTCTCAATTCCCATAACTGGCGGAAGCCCTCAACGCCGTTCAGGCAAAACACCTGTCGTTTTGTCCCCAATTCGGCGCCGGTTAGGGTTCCGGGGGTATGGAGGGATTCCGGGAGGTTCGATTTGTGGAGGACGCGGAAGGTTCACGGTGGCGCAGTCAGGGCGAGTGGTGGGCAAGAGGGGGATTCGGGCGAGAAGAGCGGGGAGGGTCAGGGGGTGGATAAGGGTTCGACAGGGACTGGTTCGAACCGAAGGAGGGAGAAGCAAGGGaaggggtggtggtggtggttgggTTCGAAGAGTGGGAAGTGGCGGTGGCAGCCCATTTTGCATGCTCAGGAGGTTGGAGTGTTGTTGCTGCAGTTGGGGATTGTGGTTTTCGTGATGCGGTTGCTCAAGCCAGGGATTCACTTACCTGGCTCCGAACCGAGGGCTGCGACGTCGTTTGTGAGCGTGCCTTACAGCGATTTTTTGAGCAAGATTAATGGTGATCAGGTGCAGAAAGTGGAGGTGGACGGGGTCCATATCATGTTCAAGTTGAAGTCTGACGTGGATGGTTCAGAAGTTGCAGCTGCTACTCCTTTAGAGTCAGAGTCCTTGGTTAAGAGTGTTGCTCCTACGAAGAAGATTGTTTATACTACCACTAGGCCTAATGATATAAGGACCCCTTACGAGAAGATGTTGGAAAATGAGGTGGAGTTCGGGTCCCCGGATAGGAGGTCTAATGGATTCCTCAACTCTGCTTTG GTAGCCTTGTTTTATTGTGCTCTGCTAGCAGGGCTGCTCCATCGATTCCCTATTAGTTTTTCTCAG CATTCCCCTGGTCAGATTAGGAATCGTAAGTCAGGAACTTCTGCTGGCACAAAGTCATCTGAACAAGGTGACACTATCACATTCGCCGATGTTGCTGGTGTTGATGAGGCTAAGGAGGAGCTAGAAGAGATTGTG GAATTTCTCCGCAATCCTGACAGATATATACGACTTGGAGCTCGTCCTCCCCGAGGTGTTCTCTTG GTGGGTCTTCCTGGGACAGGTAAGACTTTACTGGCGAAGGCTGTCGCAGGGGAAGCTGATGTACCATTTATAAGTTGTTCTGCTAGTGAGTTTGTAGAGTTATATGTTGGTATGGGTGCTTCCCGTGTGAGAGATCTATTTGCAAGGGCAAAGAAAGAGGCACCGTCCATTATATTTATTGATGag ATAGATGCTGTGGCTAAAAGTCGCGATGGTAAATTTCGGATTGTCAGCAATGATGAACGAGAACAAACCTTGAACCAGCTGCTCACT GAGATGGATGGTTTTGACAGCAATTCTGCAGTCATTGTTCTTGGAGCAACTAATCGTGCAGATGTCTTAGACCCTGCACTCCGAAGGCCAGGAAGATTTGATCGAGTAGTTATG GTGGAAACACCTGATAGGATTGGAAGAGAGGCTATCCTAAAAGTTCATGTTTCCAGGAAAGAACTTCCTTTAGCTAAGGATGTTGACCTTGGTGACATTGCTTGTATGACCACTGGTTTTACAGG AGCGGATCTTGCAAACCTAGTAAATGAGGCTGCTTTATTGGCGGgaagacaaaacaaaattattgtggagaaaattgatttcattcaagCTGTAGAAAGATCAATAGCA GGTATAGAAAAGAAGACTGCTAAGTTGAAAGGAAGCGAGAAGGCTGTAGTTGCACGACATGAAGCTGGTCATGCTGTAGTAGGTACTGCAGTTGCAAGCCTTCTTCCTGGACAGCCACGTGTTGAG AAGCTAAGCATATTGCCTAGATCAGGAGGGGCTTTGGGATTCACTTACATTCCTCCAACAAATGAGGACAGATACTTGCTTTTCATTGATGAGTTGCGTGGCCGTCTGGTTACCTTACTCGGAGGACGTGCTGCAGAAGAAGTTGTTTATTCAGGTAGAGTGTCAACAGGTGCACTTGATGACATACGGCGAGCTACCGATATGGCATACAAAGCTATTGCTGAATATGGTCTTAATCAGACAATAGGCCCTGTGTCAATTGCCACCCTTTCCAACGGTGGAATGGATGAATCTGGCGGATCAGTTCCTTGGGGAAGAGATCAG GGACACCTTGTTGATCTTGTTCAAAGAGAAGTGAAAGCATTGCTGCAGTCTGCGCTGGAAGTATCACTTTCCATTGTGCGAGCCAATCCTACTGTTTTGGAGGGTCTAGGTGCTCATTTAGAAG aaaaagagaaagtagaAGGTGAAGAGTTACAGAAGTGGTTAAGATTGGTGGTTGCACCAACAGAGCTAGCAATCTTCATAGAAGGCAAGCAAGCGTCTCTCCTCCCAATGCAGACAGGTTCCTGA